A section of the Pseudanabaena mucicola str. Chao 1806 genome encodes:
- a CDS encoding COP23 domain-containing protein, translated as MAITMKTNFTNVLTLAAIAITSVSLLPSPSEAQRGQGFYCDFSGVSPATMYQNSQGGIEKWISWDSDFFSDAGWTPEVRCNEVSKRLESFRKSKLLKYVTVGIMNGERVICTASEKNDRCSGLIYTLKPSQDAVITLYNFFGLREGQAGVPVLSESGEIPYIDVSKRLGDDASANTPKVQTPAVKTPSVNPKTSPGVRKGDFE; from the coding sequence ATGGCTATAACTATGAAAACTAATTTCACTAATGTTTTAACTTTGGCTGCAATCGCAATTACCAGTGTATCTCTCTTGCCAAGCCCTAGTGAAGCGCAAAGAGGTCAAGGCTTTTATTGTGATTTTTCTGGTGTCAGTCCTGCCACGATGTATCAAAATTCACAGGGGGGGATTGAAAAATGGATTTCTTGGGATTCCGATTTTTTTTCGGATGCAGGTTGGACTCCAGAGGTGCGTTGCAATGAAGTTAGCAAACGTTTAGAGTCTTTTCGGAAGTCGAAACTCTTGAAATATGTCACTGTGGGAATTATGAACGGTGAACGGGTCATCTGCACTGCAAGTGAAAAGAATGATCGCTGTAGTGGACTGATTTATACTCTCAAACCGAGTCAGGATGCGGTTATAACACTTTACAACTTCTTCGGATTGCGTGAAGGTCAAGCAGGTGTACCTGTTCTTAGTGAAAGCGGCGAAATTCCCTATATTGATGTCAGCAAGCGCTTAGGTGATGATGCTTCAGCTAATACTCCTAAAGTACAAACACCTGCTGTTAAAACTCCTTCCGTTAATCCCAAAACTTCTCCAGGAGTCCGTAAAGGCGATTTTGAATAG
- a CDS encoding Hpt domain-containing protein: MFENIETRAITDISNILQNYPEFADLPTLNIDTFQGLRQLIDDDMAFSDLVTSYLNSAKNLIEEIQIGFANQDSSQFSLSAHSLKSTSASIGAVRLSQICKYLEQIGKTGKISVSHDILHLLTNEYEQVFQTLQIAGY, translated from the coding sequence ATGTTTGAAAATATAGAGACTAGGGCGATTACAGATATATCAAATATATTGCAAAACTATCCAGAATTTGCCGATTTGCCTACTCTCAATATTGATACATTTCAGGGTTTACGCCAATTAATTGATGATGATATGGCATTCTCTGACCTAGTTACGAGTTATCTAAATTCTGCAAAAAACTTGATAGAGGAAATTCAAATAGGCTTTGCTAATCAAGATTCCAGTCAGTTTAGCTTATCAGCACATTCTCTCAAATCAACTAGTGCCAGTATTGGTGCTGTTAGGCTGTCACAAATATGTAAGTACTTGGAACAGATTGGTAAAACTGGAAAGATCAGTGTCTCCCATGATATTTTGCATTTACTAACTAATGAATATGAACAAGTGTTTCAGACTCTCCAAATCGCTGGCTATTAA
- a CDS encoding pyridoxal phosphate-dependent aminotransferase: MTIVPLSQRALQTKESQIREASRYCEKFGAINLAQGLPDFPAPEALKESARAAITLNFNQYADSWGWDKLREAIAEKMQRDNQISVDPETEVTVCCGATEGLNIALMSLIDQGDRVLIFEPFYENYIPNLATVGGIPEFVTLQPPQWEITQEILEPAFKIGIKAVIINSPANPTGKVWTRTELELIAKLCQQYDVYAITDEIYEYIIYEQEHISLMSIEGMRDRTIVVNGFSKTFCITGWRLGYTVANPVLTAAMRRIHDFITICAPAPLQHAALTAMQFGHEYFTNMALDYQRKRDLLYPALVELGLSPVLPKGAYYIWTDSSAIAKDAESAAFRLAKEALVAAVPGTCFSHPERNQVNGLRFCFAKKDSTIALAVDNLRRLKL; the protein is encoded by the coding sequence TTGACTATCGTTCCGCTATCACAACGCGCCCTGCAAACCAAAGAATCCCAAATTCGTGAAGCCTCTCGTTACTGCGAAAAATTTGGTGCGATTAATCTAGCCCAAGGTTTGCCTGACTTCCCTGCACCAGAAGCTCTGAAGGAATCAGCCAGAGCAGCGATCACCTTAAATTTTAATCAATATGCTGATAGCTGGGGCTGGGACAAATTGCGCGAGGCGATCGCCGAAAAAATGCAGCGAGATAATCAGATTAGCGTTGATCCTGAAACTGAAGTTACTGTATGCTGTGGGGCAACCGAAGGCTTAAATATTGCGCTGATGTCACTAATCGATCAAGGCGATCGCGTTTTAATTTTTGAGCCATTCTACGAAAACTATATTCCCAATTTAGCAACGGTGGGCGGCATCCCTGAATTTGTTACCTTGCAACCACCACAATGGGAAATTACCCAAGAAATCCTTGAACCTGCTTTTAAAATAGGTATTAAGGCTGTAATCATCAACAGCCCTGCCAATCCAACAGGGAAGGTCTGGACAAGGACAGAATTGGAACTAATTGCAAAGCTTTGCCAGCAATACGATGTCTACGCCATTACCGATGAGATTTACGAATATATCATTTATGAACAAGAGCATATTAGCCTGATGAGCATTGAAGGAATGCGCGATCGCACAATTGTGGTGAATGGCTTCTCGAAAACCTTTTGTATCACTGGTTGGCGTTTGGGCTATACGGTCGCTAATCCTGTCCTCACTGCTGCCATGCGTCGCATCCATGACTTCATTACGATTTGTGCGCCTGCTCCTCTGCAACATGCGGCTCTTACAGCAATGCAGTTTGGACACGAGTACTTTACCAATATGGCACTAGATTACCAACGCAAGCGAGATCTGCTTTATCCAGCTTTAGTTGAACTTGGTTTATCGCCAGTACTTCCCAAAGGTGCATACTATATCTGGACTGATAGCTCAGCGATCGCTAAGGATGCTGAAAGCGCAGCCTTTCGTCTTGCCAAGGAAGCCTTAGTAGCGGCTGTCCCTGGAACTTGCTTTAGTCATCCTGAACGTAACCAAGTAAATGGATTAAGGTTCTGTTTTGCTAAGAAAGATAGTACGATTGCATTAGCAGTTGATAATTTGCGAAGACTAAAATTATAG
- a CDS encoding S1 family peptidase has protein sequence MQGRSLQQIVCTSTELLFVSISMFLCADAFINVSFNASVEAFPKQIQLDQNSKSISIDGQAELQKQSVQKLATAVTVRILNLNSSGNAITSGSGVIIQKQGNVYTLLTNLHVLQFADRYMIVTHDGLQYKPLLLSRSVQFGFGSNDMAIAQFQSSQQYEIAQIKTEPLQIGDRVFAAGFPIYQAHSLISTLNLGMQAFHFTEGRISMLPAKSLVQGYQIGYSNDIVVGMSGGPIFDVSGFLIGINGRTKNRDPDFGGYTFSDGTEPSSMLLQQMLNASWGVPISTYLHFTSIRLNNSFRS, from the coding sequence ATGCAAGGTCGATCGCTTCAACAGATAGTCTGTACATCTACTGAGTTACTGTTTGTCAGTATCTCTATGTTTTTGTGTGCAGATGCATTTATAAATGTTTCTTTTAATGCTAGTGTTGAAGCTTTCCCTAAGCAGATTCAGTTAGATCAAAATAGCAAAAGTATATCTATTGATGGTCAAGCTGAACTGCAAAAACAAAGTGTACAGAAATTAGCAACTGCGGTTACTGTCAGAATTCTAAATTTGAATAGTTCTGGAAATGCAATTACTTCTGGCTCTGGGGTGATTATCCAGAAACAAGGAAATGTTTACACACTGCTTACAAATTTGCATGTTTTGCAATTTGCTGATCGCTACATGATCGTGACCCATGACGGTTTGCAATATAAGCCACTGTTACTCTCACGCTCTGTGCAGTTTGGGTTTGGTAGTAATGATATGGCGATCGCCCAATTTCAAAGCTCTCAACAATATGAGATCGCTCAAATTAAGACAGAACCTTTGCAAATTGGCGATCGCGTTTTTGCGGCTGGATTTCCCATTTATCAAGCCCATAGTTTAATCTCGACACTCAATTTGGGTATGCAAGCCTTCCATTTTACCGAAGGACGCATATCAATGCTACCAGCTAAATCTTTGGTGCAAGGCTATCAAATTGGCTACAGCAACGATATTGTTGTTGGCATGAGTGGTGGTCCAATCTTTGATGTCTCAGGCTTTTTAATTGGAATCAATGGGCGTACCAAAAATCGCGATCCTGATTTTGGTGGTTATACCTTCTCTGATGGTACTGAACCTTCATCAATGCTTTTGCAGCAAATGCTAAATGCAAGTTGGGGTGTGCCTATTAGTACCTATTTGCACTTTACTTCTATCCGTTTAAACAATAGTTTCAGGAGCTAA
- the psbU gene encoding photosystem II complex extrinsic protein PsbU — translation MKALIRFSVLLVAIASIWTTVFLGSFGSNAAFADELPPTNFYTQDLSKIDLNNANINTFRQVRGMYPTLGRIIIDNAPYQSFDEVLNIAGLTDTQKEILKSNADKFTLKKPDESMVRERINNANYRL, via the coding sequence ATGAAAGCTCTGATACGCTTTTCTGTTTTATTAGTGGCGATCGCGTCAATTTGGACAACTGTCTTTTTAGGTTCTTTTGGTAGTAACGCTGCGTTTGCCGATGAATTACCTCCAACTAATTTTTATACGCAAGACCTTAGCAAAATTGACTTAAATAATGCAAATATCAACACTTTTCGCCAAGTGCGTGGTATGTATCCCACTTTGGGGCGCATCATCATTGATAATGCTCCTTACCAATCCTTTGACGAGGTTTTAAACATTGCAGGATTGACTGATACCCAAAAAGAAATTCTCAAGTCTAATGCTGACAAATTTACTCTCAAGAAACCTGATGAGTCGATGGTTCGTGAACGGATTAACAATGCCAACTACAGACTGTAA
- a CDS encoding S1 family peptidase, with amino-acid sequence MASIAIAQPMHVSAKTAKEVAQVAVPTTVRIDNPLGSNLGGSGVIIAKNGNTYTVLTCNHVVKNPNLEYKIYTSKKKTYKVTQVTYLSSTAGDLDLAIVKFDSPEEQAVAPISDSDEAGIGSGVYISGYPMSIETEGEREYEFTNGQVSSRPDKRAGGYTMRYTAVTRRGMSGGPVFDVSGRVVGIHGQGDREKESSSAGVEIKTGLNAAIPINSFTAVMSSLNMNKSDLAFDNSKPDDKPAVAVTRQEVKSWEQDFALAVGVGVLRQFIPVPSFIPGFPF; translated from the coding sequence ATGGCGTCAATCGCGATTGCTCAGCCTATGCATGTATCAGCTAAAACAGCTAAAGAAGTTGCTCAGGTTGCTGTTCCCACTACAGTTCGTATTGACAATCCTCTTGGTTCTAATCTCGGTGGTTCGGGGGTGATTATTGCTAAGAATGGTAATACATATACAGTATTGACCTGTAACCATGTCGTTAAGAATCCTAATCTCGAATATAAAATCTATACTAGTAAAAAGAAAACCTATAAGGTGACTCAAGTTACCTATTTATCTAGTACTGCGGGTGATCTGGACTTAGCGATCGTTAAGTTTGATAGCCCTGAGGAGCAGGCAGTTGCACCAATTTCTGATTCTGATGAGGCAGGTATTGGTTCTGGTGTTTATATCTCAGGTTATCCTATGTCGATTGAGACAGAGGGAGAGAGAGAATATGAGTTTACCAATGGTCAGGTTTCCAGTCGTCCAGATAAACGGGCTGGTGGTTACACGATGCGTTACACTGCTGTTACTAGACGGGGTATGAGTGGTGGACCTGTGTTTGATGTGAGTGGTCGCGTGGTTGGAATTCATGGTCAGGGCGATCGTGAAAAGGAGTCATCATCAGCAGGGGTGGAAATCAAAACGGGTTTAAATGCGGCTATTCCTATTAATAGTTTTACAGCAGTTATGTCTTCACTCAATATGAATAAATCCGATCTAGCTTTTGATAATTCTAAGCCTGATGATAAACCCGCAGTTGCGGTGACTCGTCAAGAGGTAAAAAGTTGGGAACAGGATTTTGCGCTGGCTGTGGGCGTAGGAGTCCTAAGACAATTTATCCCTGTGCCATCTTTTATTCCTGGGTTCCCTTTTTAG
- a CDS encoding NAD(P)H-quinone oxidoreductase subunit 4, producing MLSLENFPWLTFIIAFPILMSLLVAFVPDKGDGKTIRWFSLVVGLIDFAAIAYAFCTKYDYSNPNLQLVEKYAWVPDLGLNWSVGVDGLSMPLVMLTGFITTLAILASWPVTLKPRLFYFLLLSMYGAQIAVFAVQDMLLFFLTWELELIPVYLLLSIWGGYKRLYAATKFILYTAIGSLFILVAGLAMAFYGDTVSFDMQTLASKNYPLTFQLLAYGAFLISYGVKLPIFPLHTWLPDAHGEATAPVHMLLAGILLKMGGYALMRMNAGMLPEAHAYFAPILVVLGIVNIIYAALTSFAQRSLKRKIAYSSISHMGFVLIGIASFTDLGTSGAMLQMISHGLIGASLFFLVGATYDRTHTLILDEMGGVGKKMPKIFAMFTACSLASLALPGMSGFVAEVMVFVGFATSEAYSGTFKVIALLLMAVGVILTPVYLLSMLREIFYGKENAELVSNQELIDAEPREVFIIACLLVPIIGIGFYPKIVTQMYDATTTQLASVLRNAVPVLANKRDNKRLAAIQAQPAPSLTK from the coding sequence ATGTTAAGTCTCGAAAACTTCCCTTGGCTCACGTTTATCATCGCCTTTCCCATACTGATGTCGCTCTTAGTTGCCTTTGTGCCAGACAAAGGAGACGGTAAAACCATCCGTTGGTTTTCGCTAGTTGTGGGACTGATTGACTTCGCAGCGATCGCCTATGCCTTCTGCACGAAGTATGACTACAGCAACCCCAATCTCCAACTCGTCGAGAAATACGCATGGGTTCCCGACTTGGGTTTAAATTGGTCTGTGGGCGTTGATGGACTCTCGATGCCCTTGGTCATGCTGACTGGATTTATCACCACATTAGCAATCTTGGCATCCTGGCCCGTCACACTGAAGCCACGTTTATTTTATTTCTTGCTGTTATCCATGTATGGCGCACAGATTGCCGTCTTTGCTGTACAGGATATGCTGCTGTTTTTTCTGACATGGGAATTAGAACTAATCCCCGTTTACCTCTTGCTATCGATCTGGGGTGGCTACAAGCGTCTCTACGCTGCGACTAAGTTTATTCTCTACACAGCGATCGGTTCCCTGTTTATCCTTGTGGCAGGTTTAGCGATGGCATTCTATGGCGATACGGTTTCCTTTGATATGCAAACCCTCGCCAGCAAAAACTACCCTCTCACATTCCAGCTACTAGCCTATGGAGCATTCTTGATTTCCTATGGGGTCAAGTTACCGATTTTTCCTCTGCATACATGGCTACCTGACGCACATGGTGAGGCAACTGCACCAGTCCACATGCTCCTTGCTGGTATTCTCTTGAAAATGGGTGGTTATGCCCTGATGCGGATGAATGCGGGGATGTTACCTGAAGCCCATGCTTACTTTGCGCCAATCTTGGTAGTTTTGGGGATCGTCAATATTATTTATGCGGCTCTCACCTCCTTTGCCCAGCGCAGTCTCAAACGCAAAATTGCCTATTCGTCAATTTCACACATGGGCTTTGTGCTTATTGGGATCGCTTCCTTTACCGATCTAGGTACAAGTGGGGCAATGTTGCAAATGATTTCCCACGGACTCATTGGCGCAAGTTTATTCTTCCTTGTAGGCGCAACCTATGATCGCACCCATACCCTCATTCTTGATGAGATGGGCGGTGTCGGTAAAAAGATGCCGAAAATTTTTGCAATGTTTACAGCTTGCTCCCTTGCATCTCTTGCCCTTCCTGGGATGAGTGGATTTGTTGCCGAGGTGATGGTCTTTGTCGGATTTGCGACTAGCGAGGCTTATAGCGGTACTTTTAAAGTCATTGCCCTATTACTCATGGCAGTGGGTGTGATTTTAACGCCTGTCTATCTACTGTCGATGTTGCGTGAAATTTTCTATGGGAAGGAAAATGCTGAGCTTGTCTCTAACCAAGAATTAATCGATGCAGAACCTCGCGAAGTATTTATAATCGCATGTTTGTTAGTTCCCATCATCGGCATTGGTTTCTATCCCAAAATCGTTACCCAAATGTATGATGCGACCACAACTCAGTTAGCTAGTGTTCTCCGTAATGCTGTTCCTGTGTTAGCCAATAAACGTGATAACAAGCGTTTAGCCGCAATCCAAGCACAACCTGCACCAAGCCTGACTAAATAA
- the arsS gene encoding arsenosugar biosynthesis radical SAM (seleno)protein ArsS (Some members of this family are selenoproteins.): MQVPEIAITPFSQKLTAPLLKYDISVLQINLGKICNLACSHCHVEASPHRTEELSPEICQQLIEIIQRFPQIQTVDLTGGAPEMLYGFRELVKAARASGKEAIARSNLTIYFEKGYEDIPEFFAQHQVRVVASLPCYLEDNVDKMRGKGVFDKSIQALQWLNRLGYGSDSQLNLDLVYNPQLPTANKFSLAPNQQNLQADYKSHLQEHFGIIFNNLFTITNLPIGRSKFHLQHRKLEEEYTSFLETNFNPTTLGHVMCRNQISVDYQGNIYDCDFNQMENLPAQSPNGEILTIAKILEHGTLDVIQEIQTADYCYGCTAGSGSSCGGALL; the protein is encoded by the coding sequence ATGCAAGTTCCTGAGATCGCGATTACACCTTTTTCCCAGAAGCTCACAGCCCCACTTTTAAAATATGATATTTCGGTGTTACAGATCAATTTGGGCAAGATTTGCAACCTCGCTTGTAGCCATTGTCACGTAGAGGCAAGCCCCCATCGCACCGAGGAATTATCTCCAGAAATTTGCCAACAACTTATTGAAATAATTCAACGCTTTCCCCAAATTCAGACAGTAGATCTCACAGGAGGGGCTCCAGAGATGCTGTATGGATTCCGCGAACTAGTAAAAGCGGCAAGAGCATCTGGGAAAGAAGCGATCGCCCGTTCTAATTTGACGATTTATTTTGAGAAGGGCTACGAGGATATTCCTGAATTCTTTGCTCAGCATCAGGTGCGCGTGGTGGCTTCATTGCCCTGTTATCTTGAGGATAATGTGGACAAAATGCGTGGCAAAGGTGTCTTTGACAAATCAATTCAGGCTTTACAATGGCTTAATCGCTTAGGCTATGGAAGTGACTCTCAGTTAAATCTAGACTTGGTATACAATCCCCAACTTCCTACTGCTAATAAATTTTCCCTTGCACCCAATCAACAGAATTTACAAGCCGATTACAAATCCCATCTTCAAGAGCATTTCGGCATTATTTTTAATAACCTGTTTACAATTACCAATCTTCCTATTGGTAGAAGTAAGTTCCATTTGCAGCATCGTAAATTAGAAGAAGAATACACATCGTTCTTAGAAACCAACTTTAATCCGACTACACTCGGTCATGTCATGTGTCGCAATCAGATTTCAGTAGATTATCAAGGGAATATCTATGATTGCGATTTTAATCAGATGGAAAATCTACCAGCGCAATCGCCTAATGGTGAAATTCTGACTATCGCCAAAATTCTAGAACATGGAACGTTAGATGTTATCCAAGAAATTCAAACGGCTGACTACTGTTATGGCTGTACCGCAGGTAGTGGCTCTAGCTGCGGTGGAGCATTACTATGA
- a CDS encoding NAD(P)H-quinone oxidoreductase subunit 5: MDFAYQYAWLIPLLPLAAALIIGTGLITFNESTNKLRSLWSVLSVSATGGAAVIAFNLLWSQIQGHTPYTYTFEWAQAGLFHLNMGFVIDHLTSLMLVIVTTVAFLVQIYTDGYMAHDPSYVRFYAYLSLFTSSMLGLVVSPNLVQIYIFWELVGMCSYLLIGFWFDRKGAADACQKAFVTNRVGDFGLLLGLLGLYWATGTFEFTEMGEKLTQLVESGGLSVGLAILFAILVFMGPAAKSAQFPLHVWLPDAMEGPTPISALIHAATMVAAGVFLIARMFPVFEEIPEVMNTIAWTGAFTAFLGASIAITQNDIKKGLAYSTVSQLGYMVMGMGVGAYGAGLFHLMTHAYFKAMMFLGSGSVIHGMEEVVGHDPDVAQDMRVMGGLRKYMPITAITFFIGTLAISGIPPFAGFWSKDEILASTFKANPILWGIGFLTAGITAFYMFRMYFTTFEGDFRGTDKKLVSNVKAENSVGKEAQVDDGHGHHHASKPHESPITMTFPLIVLAIPSILIGLVGTPLGNYFEYFIHAPSEKLTEVPVEGFTPEFFLMGGSSVGIGLIGISFAILMYLQKKIDPSAIAKSIEPLYKLSKNKWYIDEIYEAIFVIGSRRLARQVLEVDAKIVDGLVNLAGFVTVVTGEGLKYFENGKAQFYALVIFIGVLGFVIVTSI; this comes from the coding sequence ATGGACTTTGCATATCAATACGCATGGCTGATTCCCTTGCTGCCACTCGCCGCAGCATTGATTATCGGCACAGGACTGATCACCTTTAACGAATCAACCAACAAACTGCGATCGCTCTGGTCTGTCCTCAGCGTATCCGCCACAGGCGGCGCAGCCGTCATTGCCTTTAACTTACTCTGGAGTCAGATTCAAGGACATACTCCTTATACATACACCTTTGAGTGGGCTCAAGCAGGCTTATTTCATTTGAACATGGGATTTGTGATCGATCACCTCACTTCACTCATGCTTGTCATAGTCACCACTGTTGCCTTCTTAGTCCAAATTTACACCGATGGATACATGGCACATGATCCCAGCTATGTCAGATTCTATGCTTACCTGAGCTTATTCACCTCATCCATGTTGGGATTAGTGGTTAGTCCCAACTTGGTACAGATTTATATTTTCTGGGAACTAGTGGGGATGTGTTCCTACTTGCTGATTGGCTTTTGGTTCGATCGCAAAGGAGCAGCCGATGCTTGCCAGAAAGCTTTTGTTACTAACCGTGTTGGTGACTTTGGGCTATTACTAGGCTTACTTGGTTTGTATTGGGCAACAGGTACGTTTGAATTCACAGAAATGGGAGAAAAACTGACTCAACTAGTTGAGTCAGGTGGGTTGAGTGTGGGACTAGCAATCCTATTTGCGATCCTCGTATTTATGGGTCCTGCAGCGAAGTCTGCCCAATTTCCCCTCCATGTATGGCTGCCAGATGCTATGGAAGGTCCTACACCAATTTCCGCCTTAATCCATGCAGCAACGATGGTGGCGGCTGGTGTATTTTTAATTGCTCGGATGTTCCCTGTATTTGAGGAAATTCCTGAGGTAATGAACACGATCGCTTGGACGGGAGCCTTTACTGCGTTCCTTGGTGCAAGTATCGCGATTACCCAAAATGACATTAAAAAAGGCTTAGCCTATTCCACTGTTTCTCAGTTGGGTTACATGGTTATGGGTATGGGTGTGGGTGCTTACGGTGCAGGGCTATTTCACCTAATGACCCATGCTTACTTCAAAGCGATGATGTTCCTTGGTTCAGGTTCCGTGATTCATGGTATGGAAGAAGTCGTCGGACATGATCCCGATGTCGCTCAAGATATGCGAGTGATGGGGGGGCTACGCAAGTATATGCCCATCACAGCGATCACCTTCTTCATTGGTACTCTTGCCATTAGCGGCATTCCCCCCTTTGCTGGTTTCTGGTCAAAGGATGAGATTCTCGCTTCTACCTTCAAAGCAAATCCTATTCTCTGGGGAATTGGTTTTCTGACCGCAGGGATTACTGCATTCTATATGTTCCGTATGTATTTCACTACCTTTGAAGGTGATTTTCGCGGTACTGATAAGAAGCTGGTTTCTAACGTCAAAGCAGAAAACTCCGTAGGCAAAGAAGCTCAGGTTGATGACGGTCACGGACATCATCATGCTAGTAAGCCCCACGAGTCTCCAATTACAATGACCTTTCCTCTAATAGTCTTGGCAATCCCTTCCATTCTGATTGGTTTAGTTGGTACGCCCTTGGGGAACTACTTCGAGTACTTTATCCATGCTCCCTCTGAAAAACTTACAGAAGTACCCGTTGAAGGTTTTACTCCTGAATTTTTCTTAATGGGTGGAAGTTCAGTTGGGATTGGCTTGATTGGCATTTCCTTTGCGATCTTGATGTATTTACAGAAGAAAATCGATCCCAGTGCGATCGCCAAATCTATCGAACCTCTATACAAGCTCTCCAAGAACAAGTGGTACATAGACGAAATTTACGAAGCGATATTTGTCATTGGTTCCCGCCGCTTAGCGCGTCAAGTGCTAGAAGTCGATGCCAAAATCGTTGATGGCTTAGTTAACCTCGCAGGTTTCGTCACAGTCGTTACAGGTGAAGGCTTGAAGTACTTTGAAAATGGCAAGGCGCAGTTCTATGCACTCGTTATTTTTATCGGTGTTCTTGGTTTCGTCATCGTTACTTCGATTTAA
- a CDS encoding AAA family ATPase: MEKHLKIQQLVDNLAKAIVGKDEAIQLVLVALFSGGHALLEDVPGVGKTLLAKSLAASISGKFQRVQCTPDLLPTDITGTNIWNPQKGEFQFLPGPIFANVLLADEINRATPRTQSALLEVMEETQVTVDGISRKVPSPFFTIATQNPIEYQGTFPLPEAQLDRFALSFSIGYPSEVEELEMLKRLQLGEIGSANLEPCITPEEVLEIRNLATQLPVSDATSEYIVNVVRATRNDEEITLGVSPRGTSALLRAAQSYALIQQALDPNRQSNYVLPDDVKFLAPYVLGHRIIAAGRRSPKNIIQRLLDAVTVP, encoded by the coding sequence ATGGAAAAGCATCTCAAAATACAACAGTTAGTTGACAATCTAGCCAAAGCGATCGTCGGTAAAGATGAAGCGATTCAACTAGTTTTAGTGGCACTATTTTCGGGGGGACACGCCTTACTCGAAGATGTCCCAGGGGTAGGTAAAACTTTACTAGCAAAATCTCTCGCTGCTTCTATTTCTGGCAAATTCCAACGGGTGCAATGCACACCTGATCTATTACCCACAGACATTACAGGTACAAATATTTGGAATCCTCAAAAGGGGGAGTTTCAGTTTTTGCCAGGACCGATCTTCGCGAATGTCCTATTAGCAGATGAGATTAATCGGGCTACTCCACGTACTCAATCGGCATTGCTGGAGGTCATGGAAGAAACGCAAGTAACGGTTGATGGCATCTCGCGCAAGGTTCCTTCACCATTTTTTACGATCGCTACCCAAAACCCAATTGAATATCAAGGTACTTTTCCTCTGCCAGAAGCACAACTTGATCGTTTTGCCTTATCTTTTAGCATAGGCTATCCAAGTGAAGTTGAAGAATTAGAAATGCTCAAAAGATTACAATTGGGGGAAATTGGCTCAGCAAACCTAGAACCATGTATTACTCCTGAAGAAGTTCTAGAGATTCGGAATCTTGCCACCCAATTACCTGTAAGTGATGCAACTAGCGAATATATAGTCAATGTGGTACGGGCAACACGCAATGATGAAGAGATTACCCTAGGTGTTAGTCCTAGAGGTACTTCGGCACTATTGCGGGCTGCTCAAAGCTATGCCTTAATCCAGCAAGCACTCGATCCTAATCGACAATCTAACTACGTACTACCCGATGATGTCAAGTTTCTCGCACCCTACGTGTTAGGACATCGCATTATTGCTGCAGGTAGGCGATCGCCAAAGAATATTATCCAGCGCTTACTGGATGCTGTTACTGTTCCTTAA